In one Solanum lycopersicum chromosome 11, SLM_r2.1 genomic region, the following are encoded:
- the LOC101256843 gene encoding pentatricopeptide repeat-containing protein At1g05750, chloroplastic isoform X3, which yields MALPAINVTAAATPPLLSPPLQLLQLHNKNTASAATYRSNNDSTASWTSLIARHCKNGRLIEAVAEFTRMRNSGVEPNHITFVTLLSGCAHFPDQALSFGSALHGYARKLGLDTQNVKVGTAVIDMYSKFGLVGLARLSFDHMGVKNKVTWNTMVDGYMRNGDFKNAVKVFDEIPDRDVISWTALVGGFVKNGLFEEGLVWFREMQLSGVEPDYVTMISVLSACANLGTLGISLWLHRFILRREFKDNVRVNNSLIDMYCRCGCVELACQVFHRMTGRSLVSWNSIIVGLAVNGHAIDALQYFDLMQNEGFQPDGVTFTGVLTACSHAGLVEKGLKYFKAMKRVHRITPRIEHYGCIVDLYSRAGRLEDALGIIKKMPVKPNEVILGSILAACRNHSDVRLAERLMHYIYELDPDGDSNHVLLSNIYAAVGSWRGASTVRKKMKALGIQKRPGTSSIEIDGVLNEFVAGDRSHLHAEQVYAMLEHLSDVDFEGQLRQVWCF from the coding sequence ATGGCCCTTCCCGCCATTAATGTCACTGCCGCCGCCACTCCGCCGCTGCTGTCGCCGCCGCTGCAACTACTCCAGCTCCATAATAAAAACACCGCCTCTGCCGCCACCTACCGCAGCAATAATGACTCTACAGCTTCATGGACCTCGTTAATTGCCCGTCACTGCAAAAACGGCCGTTTAATCGAGGCGGTTGCCGAGTTCACTCGCATGAGGAATTCCGGCGTTGAGCCTAACCACATTACCTTCGTTACTCTTCTCTCCGGCTGTGCCCATTTTCCTGATCAAGCTCTGTCTTTTGGCTCTGCTCTTCACGGGTATGCTCGAAAACTCGGGTTGGATACTCAGAATGTGAAGGTGGGTACTGCTGTTATCGACATGTATTCGAAGTTTGGACTTGTGGGGCTTGCGAGATTGAGTTTTGATCATATGGGTGTTAAgaataaggtgacttggaacacgaTGGTTGATGGTTACATGAGAAATGGGGATTTCAAGAACGCGGTTAAGGTGTTCGATGAAATTCCTGACAGAGATGTTATTTCCTGGACGGCTTTGGTTGGTGGATTTGTCAAGAATGGCCTTTTTGAAGAAGGTTTAGTATGGTTTCGAGAAATGCAGTTATCTGGTGTGGAGCCTGATTATGTAACGATGATCTCTGTTCTTTCGGCTTGTGCTAATTTGGGGACTCTTGGTATAAGCCTATGGTTACACCGGTTTATCCTACGACGTGAATTTAAGGATAATGTTCGTGTTAATAACTCGTTGATCGACATGTATTGTAGGTGTGGATGTGTAGAATTGGCGTGTCAGGTGTTTCATAGAATGACTGGGAGAAGCTTGGTTTCGTGGAATTCAATCATTGTTGGATTAGCAGTCAATGGGCACGCGATAGATGCACTGCAATATTTCGATTTGATGCAAAATGAAGGTTTTCAACCGGATGGGGTGACCTTTACAGGAGTTCTCACGGCATGTAGCCATGCTGGTTTAGTCGAAAAAGGGCTGAAGTATTTCAAAGCAATGAAGAGAGTTCATAGGATTACTCCTAGGATTGAACACTACGGCTGTATAGTCGACCTTTACAGTCGTGCTGGAAGATTAGAAGATGCATTAGGCATTATTAAGAAAATGCCCGTGAAGCCAAATGAAGTTATATTGGGGTCTATATTAGCAGCCTGTCGAAATCATAGCGATGTAAGATTAGCTGAAAGGCTAATGCATTATATCTACGAACTGGATCCAGATGGAGATTCAAATCATGTGCTGCTTTCTAATATATATGCTGCAGTGGGAAGTTGGCGTGGAGCTAGTACCGTGAGGAAGAAAATGAAGGCGCTCGGGATTCAAAAGAGACCGGGAACTAGTTCCATTGAGATTGATGGTGTCCTTAATGAATTTGTGGCCGGAGATAGATCACATTTACATGCGGAGCAGGTTTACGCAATGCTTGAGCATTTGTCAG
- the LOC101256843 gene encoding pentatricopeptide repeat-containing protein At1g05750, chloroplastic isoform X2, translating into MALPAINVTAAATPPLLSPPLQLLQLHNKNTASAATYRSNNDSTASWTSLIARHCKNGRLIEAVAEFTRMRNSGVEPNHITFVTLLSGCAHFPDQALSFGSALHGYARKLGLDTQNVKVGTAVIDMYSKFGLVGLARLSFDHMGVKNKVTWNTMVDGYMRNGDFKNAVKVFDEIPDRDVISWTALVGGFVKNGLFEEGLVWFREMQLSGVEPDYVTMISVLSACANLGTLGISLWLHRFILRREFKDNVRVNNSLIDMYCRCGCVELACQVFHRMTGRSLVSWNSIIVGLAVNGHAIDALQYFDLMQNEGFQPDGVTFTGVLTACSHAGLVEKGLKYFKAMKRVHRITPRIEHYGCIVDLYSRAGRLEDALGIIKKMPVKPNEVILGSILAACRNHSDVRLAERLMHYIYELDPDGDSNHVLLSNIYAAVGSWRGASTVRKKMKALGIQKRPGTSSIEIDGVLNEFVAGDRSHLHAEQVYAMLEHLSGELKVSGYVEDDFSQLYECG; encoded by the coding sequence ATGGCCCTTCCCGCCATTAATGTCACTGCCGCCGCCACTCCGCCGCTGCTGTCGCCGCCGCTGCAACTACTCCAGCTCCATAATAAAAACACCGCCTCTGCCGCCACCTACCGCAGCAATAATGACTCTACAGCTTCATGGACCTCGTTAATTGCCCGTCACTGCAAAAACGGCCGTTTAATCGAGGCGGTTGCCGAGTTCACTCGCATGAGGAATTCCGGCGTTGAGCCTAACCACATTACCTTCGTTACTCTTCTCTCCGGCTGTGCCCATTTTCCTGATCAAGCTCTGTCTTTTGGCTCTGCTCTTCACGGGTATGCTCGAAAACTCGGGTTGGATACTCAGAATGTGAAGGTGGGTACTGCTGTTATCGACATGTATTCGAAGTTTGGACTTGTGGGGCTTGCGAGATTGAGTTTTGATCATATGGGTGTTAAgaataaggtgacttggaacacgaTGGTTGATGGTTACATGAGAAATGGGGATTTCAAGAACGCGGTTAAGGTGTTCGATGAAATTCCTGACAGAGATGTTATTTCCTGGACGGCTTTGGTTGGTGGATTTGTCAAGAATGGCCTTTTTGAAGAAGGTTTAGTATGGTTTCGAGAAATGCAGTTATCTGGTGTGGAGCCTGATTATGTAACGATGATCTCTGTTCTTTCGGCTTGTGCTAATTTGGGGACTCTTGGTATAAGCCTATGGTTACACCGGTTTATCCTACGACGTGAATTTAAGGATAATGTTCGTGTTAATAACTCGTTGATCGACATGTATTGTAGGTGTGGATGTGTAGAATTGGCGTGTCAGGTGTTTCATAGAATGACTGGGAGAAGCTTGGTTTCGTGGAATTCAATCATTGTTGGATTAGCAGTCAATGGGCACGCGATAGATGCACTGCAATATTTCGATTTGATGCAAAATGAAGGTTTTCAACCGGATGGGGTGACCTTTACAGGAGTTCTCACGGCATGTAGCCATGCTGGTTTAGTCGAAAAAGGGCTGAAGTATTTCAAAGCAATGAAGAGAGTTCATAGGATTACTCCTAGGATTGAACACTACGGCTGTATAGTCGACCTTTACAGTCGTGCTGGAAGATTAGAAGATGCATTAGGCATTATTAAGAAAATGCCCGTGAAGCCAAATGAAGTTATATTGGGGTCTATATTAGCAGCCTGTCGAAATCATAGCGATGTAAGATTAGCTGAAAGGCTAATGCATTATATCTACGAACTGGATCCAGATGGAGATTCAAATCATGTGCTGCTTTCTAATATATATGCTGCAGTGGGAAGTTGGCGTGGAGCTAGTACCGTGAGGAAGAAAATGAAGGCGCTCGGGATTCAAAAGAGACCGGGAACTAGTTCCATTGAGATTGATGGTGTCCTTAATGAATTTGTGGCCGGAGATAGATCACATTTACATGCGGAGCAGGTTTACGCAATGCTTGAGCATTTGTCAGGTGAGTTAAAAGTGTCTGGATATGTTGAAGATGATTTTAGTCAATTATATGAATGTGGTTGA
- the CLV3 gene encoding protein CLAVATA 3-like precursor gives MSLINAKYFNLFVLLICFLVIQESHGLSLKEVAPVKLLNRKVLERQWAAFGKVYYKHAEKINEKFADWELRGVPAGPDPLHHNGASPKKPKTP, from the exons ATGTCTTTGATCAATGCTAAATATTTCAATCTCTTTGTCTTGCTGATCTGTTTTTTAGTAATTCAAGAATCTCATGGTCTGTCTCTAAAGGAAGTTGCTCCTGTGAAACTCCTAAACAGAAAG GTTTTAGAAAGGCAGTGGGCTGCATTTGGGAAGGTATACTACAAGCATGCAGAGAAGATTAATGAGAAGTTTGCTGATTGGGAGCTAAGAGGAGTTCCAGCTGGTCCTGATCCATTGCATCACAATGGTGCTAGTCCTAAGAAACCTAAGACTCCATAA